TCCCGACGATTCGCAACGTCAATTGGGGCGGCTTGAAGACCCTCTATGTGAAGGAGGTGCGCCGTTTCTTCAAGGTGCAGCTCCAGACGATCTGGGCGCCGGCCATGTCGCAGCTGCTGCTGATGGTGGTTTTCACGACAGCCCTGGGTGGTCGCGGGTCGGTCCCGATCGGCGGCGCGAGCGTGCCGTTCGCCGCCTTCATCGCGCCGGGCCTGATCGTCATGGGCATGCTGAACAACGCCTTCGCCAATTCCAGCTTCTCGCTGCTGGTCGGCAAGATCCAGGGAACGATCGTCGATTATCTGATGCCGCCGCTGTCCACCGCGGAGCTGCTGGCGGCGCTGGTCGGGGGGGCTGTGACGCGGGCGTTCTGCGTCGGCTTCACCGTATGGCTGGCGATGCTGCTGTTCCTTGGCTCGGCCGCGATACCCGCCAACCCGCTGGTCGCGATCCTGTTCGGCCTGCTCGGCTCGGCCCTGCTCGCATTCCTGGGTGTGCTGACGTCGATCTGGGGCGAAAAGTTCGACCATGCCGCGGCGGTCACCAACTTCGTGATCGCGCCGCTGACGCTGTTGTCGGGCACCTTCTATTCGGTCGACCGCCTGGCCCCCGCCTTCCAGGCGGTGAGCCACGCCAATCCGTTCTTCTACGTCATCTCGGGCTTCCGCTACGGTTTTCTGGGCGTGAGCGATGGGTTTCTGTCGGTCTGGGCCGGGGCGGGGATCGTGCTTGCGCTCGACGTCGTGCTGGGCTTGGCGTGCTATATGCTGCTGAAGAGCGGTTGGAAGCTCAAGAACTAGATCTCATCGTTTGGGGGGGGCAGATGATTGGACGTGATGCGTCGCTGCAAACGCTTCAGCGGCATTTTCTGGCGACGAGCACGGTTTCGATGCCTATCGCCGGAACGCTCTATTGGTCGGTCGTTGCCGTGCTGAGCTTCATCCTGCCGCTCGGCCAGCTCGCCTATGTCGTGCTGTTCGGCAGCGGGATGATCTTTCCCCTGGCAACCTTGATCGATCGCGCGCGCGGACGGCGTATCACGGCGGCGGGAACCGCCAACCCCGTGATGGTCTTGTTCCTGCGATCGCTGGTCCTGATCGTCCTGATGTGGCCCCTCGTGATCTTCGCCGCCCGCGCGGCCCATGATCCGCTGGTCATCATTCTGGGCGGCGCGATCCTGATGGCGCTCGTCTGGATACCCTATGGATGGGCGGCGAACGATCCGGTCGGAATGGAGCATGCCATCGGACGATCGGTCGCCAGTTACGTCGCCTATGCGTTGGTGCCGGCACCCTGGACGGCCTCTGCGATCGCGGGCGTCGTGATCCTGGCCTATGCCTATTCGTTCGTCCGGATGCGCCGGCCGGACGCACGGGATCTGGCGCTGACGACGCCTGCGGCTGTTGGTTGACGGCTTTGGCCGACTCTCGATAAAAGCGCGCTCCGGCGGCCCAGCACGGGCCGCCGTTTTGCTTTTGAAGGAGTCGTACAGTGGCCATCACCCCCCTCATGCCCGTCTATCCCCGGTGCGGGGTACGGCCGGTGCGAGGCGAGGGCGTGTACCTGTACGGCGAGCGAGGGGAGCAGTATCTCGACTTCGCGGCCGGCATCGCGGTCAATGCGCTGGGCCACGGCCACCCGCATCTGACGAAGGCGATCGCGGAGCAGGCCGCGACGCTGATGCATGTGTCGAACCTGTACGGCAGCCCGCAGGGCGAGGCGCTGGCGCAGCGGATCGTCGACAACACCTTCGCCGACACGGTGTTCTTCACCAATTCGGGCGCCGAGGCGATCGAATGCGCGATCAAGACCGCGCGTCGTTACCACTTTGTCGGCGACCAGCCGCAGCGCACGAAGATCATCACCTTCCACAACGCCTTTCACGGGCGGACGATGGGGGCGATCTCGGCGACCAACCAGGACAAGATGCGCAACGGCTTCGAACCGCTGCTGCCGGGCTTTGCGTACGCGCCGTTCAACGATCTGGACGCGGCACTCGCGCTGATCGACGATCAGACCGCGGGCTTCATGGTCGAAACGGTGCAGGGCGAAGGCGGCATGACCGCGGGCACGCCGGAGTTCATCCAGGGCCTGCGCAAGGCCTGCGACGAGCATGGCCTGCTGCTGATCCTCGACGAAATCCAGTGCGGCTACGGCCGGACCGGCAAGTTCTTCGCGCATGAACATTACGGCATCACGCCCGATATCATGACGGTGGCGAAGGGCATCGGCGGCGGCTTCCCGCTCGGCGCGTGCCTGGCCACCGAGGAGGCCGCACGCGGCATGGTCATCGGCACGCACGGATCGACCTATGGCGGCAATCCGCTCGCCATGGCGGCGGGGCAGGCGATCCTCGACGTGATGCTGGAGCCGGGCTTCTTCGATCATGTCGCGGCGATGGGCGACCGCCTGCGCGCGGCGTTCGAGCAGCTGATCCCGAACCATGACGAGCTGTTCGAGGAAATCCGGGGCAAGGGCCTGATGCTCGGCATCAAGATGAAGGAGCCGGCGGTCGCCCGCGACTTCGTGGCGCACTTGCGCGACAATCACGGGCTGCTGACGGTCGCGGCGGGCGAGAACGTCTTTCGCGTCCTGCCGCCGCTGGTGATCGACGAAAGCCACATCGCGGAATGCGTCGAACGGCTGAGCGCCGGTGCGCGCAGCTTCGCGTTGCCGATGGATGATTGACGTGTCGTATTCCTCCCCGAGGCTGTCTCGGGGAGGGGGACTGCGACCGCAGGTCGTGGTGGAGGGGCAGGCTGGGATCTCGGAGGGGCGCGAATGCCCCTCCGCCATCGCTGACGCGATGGTCCCCCTCCCCGAGACAAGCTCGGGGAGGATTTGAAGATGCGCCATTTCCGTGACCTGTCCGATGCCGGCGCCGACGGCATCGCCGCGATCCTCGACGACGCGCTGGAGCGCAAGCGCGCCCGTGCCCACCTACCCAAGGGGGCGCCCGATGCCGACGCGCCGCTTGCCGGGCACACCCTGGCGATGGTGTTCGAGAAGTCCTCGACCCGCACCCGCGTTTCGTTCGACATGGCGATGCGCCAGCTGGGCGGATCGGCGCTGATCCTCGACAGCGGCACCAGCCAGTTGGGGCGCGGCGAAACGGTGGCCGACACCGCGCGCGTCCTGTCGGGCTTCTGCGACGCGATCATGGTCCGCACCGACGACCATGCGAAGCTCGACGAGATGGCCGAATATGCGAGCGTCCCGGTCATCAACGGCCTCACCGACGCCTCGCACCCCTGCCAGATCGTCGCCGACCTGCTGGCGGTGGTCGAGGAGGGGAAGTCGCTGCCCGGCCTCAAATGGGCGTGGCTGGGCGACGGCAACAACGTGCTGCACTCGATCATCGAGGCGGCGGGGCTGTTCAAGTTCAGCGTGATGGCCGGTTGCCCCGACGGTTATGACCCCGATCCGCGCTGGGCGGCGGCGGCGAACGCGGCGCTGGAGGGTACCAATGCGCGCGTCGACATCGACCGCGATCCGCACCGTGTGATCGCCGGGGCCGACGTCGTCGTCACCGACACCTGGATCTCGATGGGTCAGGCGCATGCCGAGGAAAAGCTGGCAGCGATGATGCCGTATCAGGTGACCGAGGCGCTGATGGCCGAGGCCGACCCCCAGGCAATCTTCCTCCACTGTCTGCCCGCGCACCGCGAGGAGGAAGTGGTGACGGCAGTGATCGACGGCCCGCAGTCGCGCATCTGGCGCGAGGCGGAAAACCGGCTGCATGCGCAGAAGTCGATCATCCGATGGTGTTTCGGGCAGATCGGGTGAGTTGAACGGATCGTTCGCGATCCCATCTTCACGGCTCGCCACACATACCGTTCGCCCTGAGCCTGTCGAAGGGCTGCCTTTTTCTTCGTGCCGCGGTCCAAGCGTTGCCGAAGAAGGACAGGGCTTCGACAAGCTCAGCCCGAACGGGTTAGGGAATTGCCATGACCGACCAGCCCAAACTTCCCGACGTCGACCGCGTGGTCGGTTTCACCATTCCCGGCCGCCATGCGCGCGGGCGGATCGTGCGGGTGGGGCCGGTGCTCGATACCATCCTGGCCGCGCATGCCTATCCGCCGCCGATCGAGGCGCTGCTGGCCGAGGCGCTGACGCTGACCGCCTTGCTCGGCAGCCTGCTGAAGGACGCCGCGGGCCAGCTGACGCTTCAGGCGCAGACGACCGGCGGCATCGTGTCGCTGCTGGTGTGCGATTATCGAAGCGGCGAGCTGCGCGGCTATGTTCAGTTCGACGCCGACCGGCTGGCCGAGATCGGTGGGAGCCCATCGCTCTTTGCGCTGTTCGGTACCGGGCATCTCGCCGTCACCTTCGACCAGGCGACGACCGGTGAGCGCTATCAGGGCATCGTGCCTCTCGACGGCAATTCGCTGGCCGAGGCAGCCGAGAGCTATTTCTTCCAGTCCGAGCAGATCCCGAGCCTGATCCGCTTGGGTACGCTGCACACCGCCGACGGCCAGTGCCGGGCGGGCGGGCTGTTTCTGCAGCATCTGCCGGAAGGCGAGGATGGCCGCGAGCGGTTGCACGTGCGGCTCGACCATCCCGAATGGGAGCATGTTGCGGCACTCGGCAACACGATGGGCGCGGACGAGCTGGCCGACGGAATGATTCCGTTGGAAACGCTTGTCTGGCGGCTGTTCAACGAGGAGGATGAGGTCCGCATCCTCGCGGCGACCGACCTGGTCAAGGGATGCCGCTGCGACGTGACCTATATTTCCGAGGTGCTCGCCAAGTTCGCGCCGGAGGATCGGGCGGAGATGGCTGACGAGAACGGCGTCATCTCGGTCGATTGTGCGTTCTGCGCGACGAAGTTTCCGGTCAAGCTGGACGATATTGCAGCGTGAGCAATTGACTCTGGGCAGGTGGCTCGCCAAGGCTCGTCCTCGTCGAGGGCCGGGCTAACCGGCTCGCGGTACGCGCGGGAGAGAACAGGTTTGCCTCTCAAATCGTAGCCGGCTCTGCCGGCGGTTCGATTTGAGAAACAAGCACGTCGCCGAAGGAGCAACCGCCCCGGAATCTCTCAGGCACCAGGGACCGCGCGTGGCCCGACACTCTGGAAAGCGCGTCCGGAAACGGGCGCCACCGAAGGGGTAAGCCGCGCGGCCACGCGCTGCGAAAGCTCTCAGGTTTCCGTGACAGAGGGGGCGATGGACCTGGCTGCGGCGTGTGGCGGGTTCGTCGTGACTCTTTTGCGCACGAGGCCCGTCCGATGAGCGAGACCGTAGTTACTCCGCCCGACTCCGCGCTCGATACCACCGAGCTTCCGCCCGAAACGCTGACCCTGCCGCTCGACGCCTGGCACCGTGCCAAGGGCGGCCGGATGGTCGAGTTCGCCGGCTATTGGATGCCCGTCCAGTACGAAGGCATCATGGCCGAGCATCTGTGGGTTCGGACAAGTGCCGGCCTGTTCGATGTCAGCCACATGGGGCAGTTGATGGTGTCGGGCGAGGGTGCGACCGCCGCACTCGAAGCGCTGATGCCGGGCGACTTCGCCGCGCTGAAGGATGGGCGCATCCGGTATTCGCTGTTGCTCGACGAGAATGGCGGAATCCTCGATGACCTGATGGTTACGCGACTGGGTCGGCAAGAATTCTACGTCGTCGTCAACGGCGCGACCAAGTGGGACGACATCGGCCATATGCGCGAGCATCTGGCCGACGACATCGTGCTCAACCACCTCGACGAACAGGCGCTGCTGGCGCTGCAGGGGCCGAAGGCGGTCGACGCGCTGGCGCGGGTCGTGGGCGGCGTCGAAGCGCTGGGCTTCATGCAGGGCGGGTCGTTCGACTGGCAGGGCGTGACGCTGGGCATCAGCCGTTCGGGCTACACGGGCGAGGACGGGTTCGAGATTTCGGTCCCCGGCACCCATGCCGTCGCGCTCGCCGATGCGCTGACCGCGCAGGAAGAGGTCAAGCCGATCGGGCTGGGCGCGCGCGACTCGCTCCGGCTGGAGGCGGGCCTGCCGCTCTACGGCCATGATCTCGATCCCGATACGACGCCGGTGATGGCCGACCTGGGCTTCGCGCTGTCGAAACGCCGCCGCGAGGAGGGCGGCTTCCCCGGCCACGCCCGCATCATGGCCGAGCGCGATGGCGCTGCTACAGCCAAGCGCGTCGGCCTGATCGTCGATGGCCGCCAGCCGGTCCGCGAAGGGGCGACTGTGGTCGACGCCGACGGTAACGACATCGGCAAGGTCACCTCGGGCGGCTTCGCGCCATCCGTCGGCGCGCCGATCGCCATGGCCTATGTTCCGCCGGTGCTCGCCGAAGCCGGCACCAAGATCACGCTTGTCCAGCGCGGCAAGCAGCACACGGCGACGGTCACGCCGATGCCGTTCGTCCCCCACCGTTATGTCCGCCAGGGAGCGTCCAAATGAGCCGGTATTTCACGCAAGACCATGAATGGATCGACGTCGACGGCCAGGTCGGCACGGTCGGCATCACCGACTATGCGCAAGGGCAGCTGGGCGACATCGTGTTCGTCGAAGTGCCCGACGAAGGGCGCCAGCTGGCCAAGGGCGACGACGCCGCGGTTGTCGAAAGCGTCAAGGCCGCGTCGGACGTCTACGCCCCCGTCGGCGGCACCGTGCTGGAGGGTAACCCCGCGCTCGCGGACCAGCCGGATCTGGTCAACACCGATCCGGAGGGCGAAGGCTGGTTCTTCAAGGTCACGCTGGCCGACGACGGCGAGCTCGAGGGCCTGATGGACGAAGACGCGTACAAGGCGTTCGTCGCAAAGCTTTGACCTAGGCAAAGCCCCTCCCCGTCGGGTCCCACGAAAGTAGTACTTTCGTGGGTGCCCTGCCAGGGCAGGGGTTGGGGTGGGGCCTGTCCGCAGGCACCGGTCTCCGTGAGACCTCCCACCCGTTGCCCCTCCCCTGAAGGGGAGGGGTTGGGAGTTGTAAATGCGCTACCTACCCCTGACTTCCGACGACCGGCAGGCGATGCTGGCCACGATCGGCGCCGAGACCATCGACGACCTCTTCGCCGACGTGCCCGAGGCCGCGCGCCTCAGCGGCCCGATCGAGGGGCTGCCGAACCATGCGAGCGAACTCGCGGTCGAGCGCCACATGGCGCGGCTCGCCAAGCAGAACACCGTCGCCGGCGATGTGCCCTTCTTCCTTGGGTGCGGTGCGTACCGCCACCACGTCCCGGCATCGGTCGACCATCTGATCCAGCGCGGCGAGTACCTGACCGCCTACACGCCCTATCAGCCGGAAATCGCGCAGGGCACGCTGCAGATGCTCTTCGAGTTCCAGACGCAGGTCGCGCGCCTGCTCGGGACCGACGTGGCGAACGCATCGATGTACGACGGATCGACCGCGTGTTGGGAAGCGGTGACGATGGCGCGCCGCGTCACGCGCAAGGCCAAGGCGATCCTGTCGGGCGGCCTGCATCCGCATTATGTCTCGGTCGCCAAGACCATGGCGAAGTACACCGGCGACGTGCTGGAAACTTCGCTGCCGACGCTGGGCGCGGACACCGACATCGATGCGCTGATTGCGGGCATCGACGACGATACCAGCTGCGTGGTCGTCCAGTATCCGGACATCCTCGGCCGTATCGCCGACCTGAAACCGCTGGCCGATGCGTGCCATGCCAAGAAGGCGTTGCTGATCGCGGTGGTGACCGAGCCGGTCGCGCTGGGCGCGATCAAGAGCCCGGGCGAAATGGACGCCGACATCGTCGTCGGCGAAGGGCAGTCGCTGGGCGTCGGCCTCCAGTTCGGCGGGCCGTTCGTCGGCCTGTTCGGCTGCAAGCAAAAATACGTCCGCCAGATGCCGGGGCGCCTGTGCGGCGAGACGGTCGATGCCGATGGGAAGCGCGGTTTCGTGCTGACCCTGTCGACCCGCGAACAGCATATCCGTCGCGAGAAGGCGACGTCGAACATCTGCACCAACTCCGGTCTGTGCGCGCTGGCGTTTTCGATCCACATGACGCTGCTGGGCGAAGCGGGGCTGCGTCGCCTGGCCGCGCTGAACCACGCCGGCGCGTGCCGGGCCGCGGATCGGCTGGCGAAGGTGCCGGGCGTCGAGCTGGTCACGCCGACTTTCTTCAACGAATTCACGCTGAAGCTGTCGAAGGAAGCGCGGCCGATCGTCCGTGCGCTGGCCGACCGCGGCATCCTGGCCGGCGTGTCGCTCGGCCGGCTGTATCCGGGGCAGGACGACCTCGCGAATGGCCTGGTCGTCGCGGTGACCGAAACGACGACCGCGGAAGACGTCGAAACCCTTGCAACCGCACTTCAGGAGGTGCTGGCATGAGCGCGATCAACCAGAGCGGCTGGCGTCCGGAGATGGGCGGCGGGAGCGGCGAGGGCGCGCCTGCGACCTTCACCGGCAATCGCGCGCTGATGCTGGAGGAGCCGACGATCTTCGAGATCGGATCGACCGACACCACCGGCGTCGACTTCGCTGACGGTGACGTGGCGGGGTCGCGCCTCGGCGACCTGACGCGCAAGAGCGCGATCGGCCTGCCCGGCCTGTCGGAGCCAGAGACGGTCCGCCACTATACGCGCCTCAGCCGGCAGAATTACGCGATCGATCTGGGCCTCTTCCCGCTCGGCTCGTGCACGATGAAGCACAACCCGCGGCTGAACGAACGTGTCGCGCGCATGCCGGGCTTCGCCGACGTCCACCCGCTGCAGCCGGTCGACACCGTGCAGGGCGCGCTGGGCGTCATCAACGAACTCGCGACGTGGCTGATCAAGCTGACCGGCATGCACGGCGTGGCGATGAGCCCGAAGGCCGGCGCGCACGGCGAACTGTGCGGCATCCTGTGCATCAAGGCCGCGCTCGAAGCGCGTGGCGAGGGGCATCGCAAGGTTATCCTGGTGCCCGAATCGGCGCACGGTACCAACCCCGCGACCGCGGCCTTCGCCGGTTTCGCGGTCGAGGACATTCCCGCCACCCCGGACGGCCGCGTCGACACCGCGGCGCTTAAAGGCCGCCTCGGACCGGATGTCGCCGCGGTAATGATCACCAACCCGAACACCTGCGGGTTGTTCGAGCGGGACCTGAAGGAGATCAGCGACGCCGTCCACGCCGCGGGCGGCTACGTCTATTGCGACGGCGCGAATTTCAACGCGATCGTCGGCCGGGTGCGTCCGGGCGACCTGGGCGTCGATGCGATGCACATCAACCTGCACAAGACCTTCTCGACCCCGCACGGCGGCGGCGGGCCGGGCTCGGGGCCGGTGGTGCTGTCGGAAGCGCTGTCGCCCTATGGCCCGCTGCCCTACACCGCGCGGACCGAGGATGGTTACGTCCACCTGATCGAGGAAGAGCGCGCCGAGGAATTCTCAGATGAGCATTTCGGCGGCAAGCTCGACAGCTTCGGCCGCATGGTCGCCTTCCACGGCCAGATGGGCATGTTCACCCGCGCGCTGACGTACATCCTCAGCCACGGGGCGGATGGTCTGAAGCAGGTCGCCGAGGACGCAGTGCTGAACGCCAACTACGTCCTGCGCTCGCTGGAGGGCACGCTGGATGCGCCGTTCGCGCAGAGCGGGCCGTGCATGCACGAAGCGATCTTCTCCGATGCCGGGCTGCCGCAGGGCTTCTCGACGCTCGACATCGCCAAGGGGCTGATCGACGAGGGCTATCACCCCATGACGGTCTACTTCCCGCTGGTCGTCCACGGCGCGATGCTGGTCGAGCCGACCGAGACCGAATCGAAGGCGGCGCTCGACCAGTTCATCGGCGCGCTGCGGTCGGTGGCGGAACGCGCCAAGGCGGGCGATGCGGCGCTGAAGAGCGCGCCGCACTTCGCGCCCCGGCGGCGGCTCGACGAGACGCTGGCGGCGCGCAAGCCGGTGCTGGTGTGGAAGGATGCGCCTGTCGCCGAGGCGGCGGAGTAACCGCCCGAACCCAACCCGTTCGTGTTGAGCTTGTCGAAGCCGTATTTCGAACCGCAAGGGGTCGCGGGCGTATCGCAGAACGGCCCTTCGGCCAGCGTCCCATTCAAAGTGATACTTTGATGGGTGCCCGCCAAGCTCAGGGCGAACGGGAGGGGGGTGACTACTTTCCTCGGACGGGTAAGGTCGGGCCATGCAACCCACCGGCCCGAACATCTGGATCAGCTACGGCATCACCGCGATCGCTATCGCCATCGTGCTGGCGATCCGGTGGAAGCGGATGAGCAAGGTCCGCCCCCTCAAGCTCGAACACCTCTGGATCTTCCCCGCGCTCTACGCGGCGCTCGCGACGTACATGTACGTCACGCATCCGCCGCAGGGCTGGGCCTGGGCGTTCTGCGTCGTGGCGCTGCTGCTGGGCGCGGCGCTGGGGTGGCAGCGCGGCAAGTTCATGCGGATCACAGTCGATCCGGCCACGCACACGCTCAACCAGTCGTCGAGCCCCGCCGCGATCCTGTTCATCGTCGCGTTGATCCTGGCGCGCAACGCTGGCCGCGCCGCACTGGCGAGCGGGACGGGCACCGCGATGCTCCACCTGAACGCGATCGCCGTCACCGATATGCTGATCGCGTTCGGGCTCGGCCTGTTCGCCGTCCAGCGGCTGGAAATGTACCTGCGTGGCCGCCGCCTGCTCGACGAGGCGCGGCGGCAGAGGAGCTGAACCCACTCGCGGCGATCACGATCCCTGTGCTGAATGCGTTCAGATCCTAGTCGCTGACGGCGGGCGCCGAGCGCGCGATGCCGCGGGCCAGCCGCTGCTCGCGCCAGACGATGTACAGCCCCGACGCGACGATCAGAGGCGCGCCGATCCAGGTCCACGCAGCGGGCAACACGCCGAACAGCGCCCAGCCGTACAGCGTCGCCCAGACGAGGCCGGAATAGTCCATCGGTACCACCACCGAAACGGGCGCGAGCGTGATCGCCGTCGTCATCGTCAACTGCCCGATCGCGCCGACCAGCCCGATGCACACCAGCATCGCCCAGGCGCCCGCATCATGCGTGCCGAGCGTCCAGAGGAAAGCCGGAAACAGCGGCACCATCGACAGCACCGCGAAATAGAAGACGATCGTGGCCGGCGGCTCGCTCGCGCCCATCCGACGGATCAGGATCGACACGGTGGCGCTGAGCGATGCGGCAAGCAGCCCGGTCGCCGCCCCCTGCCACGGAATATGCCCGCTGCCCGGCTGGGCCACGATCAGCACCCCGACGAAGCCGAGCACGACCGCGCTCCAGCGATGGATGCCGGTCTTCTCGCGCAGGAACAGCGCGCCCAGGATCGTTGCGAAGATCGGTACGGTGAATTGCAGCGTCGTCGCCTCTGCCAGCGGCAACAACAGCAACGTGCCGAACATGAAGGTCATGCTCGACAGCCCGACCGCACAGCGTACCGCATGCGCCGACAGCCGGCCGGTACGCAGCGACGCCAAACCCGGTCCCAGCGCAACCCAGGCGACGACCACCGGGATCGACCCCGCCTGACGAAAGAACAGCAATTCGACCAGCCCGGCCCCCGCGTTTCGGCGAGCTTGATCAGCGCCCCCATGGTCGCAAACGCCACGACGGACGCAAGGCGATAGCCGATGGCCGGCAGGATGCGGTCGGTGGCGGACATGGGGGGGCCTTACGCCAAGGCTGACGCTGTGGCGACCGCTGCAAGACTGCAAATCATCGAAACATCAGATCGGCCTCATGACGCGCGTCTCAGAGGGATTGAAACGGGGGCGGCTCCATGGAGATCCGCGATGCCTTCCACTCCCGATACGACCCATGTTCGCCGATGCCTGAGGTTCTTTGCCGGCGTGCTGGCCATCCCCTTAGTCGCCGGTTGCTTGAGCGTCTGGGCGTTCGCTTATCTTCTCCTTGGATTGTGGTTCATCGCGGTCAGCTACCTGATCCTGCTGGTGTTCGGTGGGGTCTTGTTCGGCGTGGACGGGTTTCGCGCAACCGCGGATCGTAAGGGAGGCGTCGAGCGCGTGTCCGTCGCGCTGATCGCGCCGGTGCTGACGGTCATGGTTGCGCTGTCGAGTTGGCCTGCATTTTCCGCCGGTGCGGATGTCGCGATGATGACGCGGGTGCTTGCCAACCGTGACCGCTACGCCGCCATCATCGCCGATGTGCAGCGCCGGCGGGCGACAAGCGACCCATCATGCTGCGCCCAATCGTTCGGTCAGATCATCGTGGTTGACGGCGGTACGCCGCTTCGCATCGCCTTTGCGCCTGATGGGCTCGGCGACAATTGGTCAGCCGCCGTCTACGACCCGACCGGCGCGCTTGCCCATACTAAAAGGGCTCGCAGTTTGAGGAAGGTCTTCGGCGGAGATCTCATCGGCTGCCGGCACCTGTTCGGTGATTATTATCGATGTACCTTCACCTGAGTTGGGGTGAGGCGTTTCGTCCAATTGCGGCGGGCAGGCACGGACCTATCTGCCATTCATGACCGACGAGCATCGCCACGACACCGTTCCGGCCAGCGCCGACGAACGCTTCCGCTGGATCCTGCGCTGCGGCTGGAAGGGACTGTGTCCGCGCTGCGCGCAGGGGCGGATGTTCCGGTCGTGGCTGCGCATCGTCGATCGCTGCGAGGTCTGCGACCTCGACTATCGCTTCGCCGCGCCCGACGATGGCCCGGCGTTCTTCTCGCTCTGCATCATCGCGCTGCCGCTGATCTTCCTGGTCGTGTGGATCGAGGTCGCGTTCGATCCGCCGGGGTGGGTGCACCTCGTCACGTCGCTGCCGGTGATGGTTGCGGGTACGCTGTTGCCGCTGCGACCGATCAAGGGTTGGCTGGTCGCCTCGCAATTCGTCAACCGCGCGCAGGAAGCGGGGACGCAAGGACTGTGGTCGAAGCTGCACGGCACGGAGCGCGGCGACTTCGATCAATAGGCATCAGTGCTTGCGGACGAACTCCGCGCGCAGGACCAGGCCCTTGATGCCCTCGTACCGGCAGTCGATTTCCTGCGCGTCGCCGGTCAGGCGGATCGATTTGATGACGGTGCCCTTGCGCAAAGTCTGGCCGGCACCCTTCACCTTCAGGTCCTTGATGGTGATGACGCTGTCCCCGTCGGCCAGCAGGTTGCCGGCCGAATCGCGAACCTCGACGCTGGCGGCGGCGGCAGCACGGGCGGCGGCTTCGGCGGCGGGCAGCCATTCGCCGCTCGCCTCATCGAACACATAGTCGTCGGACATGCGCGTGCCTTAGGCCCTGCGCCGGGTAAAGGCCAATGTCGAACCGCCATATTGGGGGGTATCGGCACGCCATAGTGACGCGCGGGCCCGGGCGCGCT
The nucleotide sequence above comes from Roseomonas aeriglobus. Encoded proteins:
- the gcvPB gene encoding aminomethyl-transferring glycine dehydrogenase subunit GcvPB; translation: MGGGSGEGAPATFTGNRALMLEEPTIFEIGSTDTTGVDFADGDVAGSRLGDLTRKSAIGLPGLSEPETVRHYTRLSRQNYAIDLGLFPLGSCTMKHNPRLNERVARMPGFADVHPLQPVDTVQGALGVINELATWLIKLTGMHGVAMSPKAGAHGELCGILCIKAALEARGEGHRKVILVPESAHGTNPATAAFAGFAVEDIPATPDGRVDTAALKGRLGPDVAAVMITNPNTCGLFERDLKEISDAVHAAGGYVYCDGANFNAIVGRVRPGDLGVDAMHINLHKTFSTPHGGGGPGSGPVVLSEALSPYGPLPYTARTEDGYVHLIEEERAEEFSDEHFGGKLDSFGRMVAFHGQMGMFTRALTYILSHGADGLKQVAEDAVLNANYVLRSLEGTLDAPFAQSGPCMHEAIFSDAGLPQGFSTLDIAKGLIDEGYHPMTVYFPLVVHGAMLVEPTETESKAALDQFIGALRSVAERAKAGDAALKSAPHFAPRRRLDETLAARKPVLVWKDAPVAEAAE
- a CDS encoding DUF1453 family protein, with protein sequence MQPTGPNIWISYGITAIAIAIVLAIRWKRMSKVRPLKLEHLWIFPALYAALATYMYVTHPPQGWAWAFCVVALLLGAALGWQRGKFMRITVDPATHTLNQSSSPAAILFIVALILARNAGRAALASGTGTAMLHLNAIAVTDMLIAFGLGLFAVQRLEMYLRGRRLLDEARRQRS
- a CDS encoding DMT family transporter, with protein sequence MLFFRQAGSIPVVVAWVALGPGLASLRTGRLSAHAVRCAVGLSSMTFMFGTLLLLPLAEATTLQFTVPIFATILGALFLREKTGIHRWSAVVLGFVGVLIVAQPGSGHIPWQGAATGLLAASLSATVSILIRRMGASEPPATIVFYFAVLSMVPLFPAFLWTLGTHDAGAWAMLVCIGLVGAIGQLTMTTAITLAPVSVVVPMDYSGLVWATLYGWALFGVLPAAWTWIGAPLIVASGLYIVWREQRLARGIARSAPAVSD
- a CDS encoding DUF983 domain-containing protein, with product MTDEHRHDTVPASADERFRWILRCGWKGLCPRCAQGRMFRSWLRIVDRCEVCDLDYRFAAPDDGPAFFSLCIIALPLIFLVVWIEVAFDPPGWVHLVTSLPVMVAGTLLPLRPIKGWLVASQFVNRAQEAGTQGLWSKLHGTERGDFDQ
- a CDS encoding alkylphosphonate utilization protein, with amino-acid sequence MSDDYVFDEASGEWLPAAEAAARAAAAASVEVRDSAGNLLADGDSVITIKDLKVKGAGQTLRKGTVIKSIRLTGDAQEIDCRYEGIKGLVLRAEFVRKH